The genomic window GGTGGCTGGACCAGATATAACTGATGAGATTTACTCTGTAACTGCAATAACAAATTGGTTATCGAAAGGACTTGGCAAGATTCTTTCACCAAACATAATACCAAATTTTGACAAGTTAGCACTTGGCGGTCATAGTCGTGGAGGCAAAACATCATTTGCTATTGCTCTAAGAAAATTAAACATCACAACTGATTTAAAATTTTCAGCCATAATAGGAGTTGATCCAGTTGATGGAACAGATACAGGAAGCCAAACATCACCACCGATTCTCACTTATGTTCCTCAttcatttgattttgatatGGCAACACTAGTTATTGGTTCTGGTTTAGGTGATGTAAAAAAGAACCCTTTGTTCCCTCCTTGTGCACCTAAAGGTGTCAATCAcgagaatttttttaatgaatgtaATAAGCCTTCTTGGCATTTTGTGGCTAAGGATTATGGTCATGTTGATATGTTGGATGATGATACTAAGGGAGTTAGAGGAAAACTTAGTTATTGTTTATGTAAAAATGGGGAATCAAGGAAACCTATGAGGATATTTGTTGGAGGAGTTATGGTTGCATTCTTGAAAGCTTATCTAGATGGTGATAATGTGGACTTATTGGCTATTAGAGATAAGAATGTGAGTGTACCTTTAGAGATGAAATTTGATTATGTTGTATGAAAATCAAAGAAGATATATAtgaaaggaagtatatgttTTTGTTTCACATCTATCTCAACTAATGAGACAATAATTATCTCTATACATATTACATGAACAATTGAACATGAAAATCATGTTTTGATATAGTTTTATCCATATTGATTAAGTGGTTCATGAGTTTGTCTCTGGTGATCATGCTCATCCACAATGGGAGAGCAGATTACAAATATTTTAGTTTCAGTTATAGATACCGTAAAACTTTGGAGGTTACACCCTTAAACTTTGGAGGTTACATGATATTCAAGAAGAGAAAGAGCATTGTGTGGGTTATTAGTGAGGAATTGACAGTGGCTTTTGTCCTTCTTTATCATAGGGATAGAAGGCCCATTAGGGTCATTAAAAATCTTAGGATTTGTTTTGACTGTCATCATGATTTCATGAAGTATGTTTCATGTTCCACCGTTAATTTTTGAAGTCACACTTTGCGATAGCAgatttaataaagaaatttttgCATTTACACactaattttaaattaagcAGAATTTAATTAAGTAGGCATTGATTACAACATATTTgttcaaaaacatattttaaattgcACAAAGACATAAATGGATAGTACAACAGTTATTGCATCAGCTTAACTAAAACAACATTGTTTTCATAATAGTGATTACATATGAACTTCAAACCAAATGGGTTCATTTATTCACCTGCATATAAGAAAGGCAGGAATGTAGTCAATAATGTTGTTGTTAGAGAAAATGACAGAGTTAGAAGTAATTTGTTTCCATGCATGGTTCATAATTTCACACCATGTTCTTTGTAGCTTCTTACCAAATGTTCAGTTTTCAAAGTGGCAATGGTCCAGAGTGGTGGTTTGTCATCCTTCTATGGAAAGAAAGGAATTCTACACGCCACGCCAATGAATCTGTTAAGATTTGTTGCAACCGATATAAATAACTTTGTAGTATGCATTACTCAGAGTATAGAATTGATAACATAATTTTTAGACGGCAAATGGTTTTCTTAGCGTTTGGTGTTTAGGTTTCGTCTTAGGTTGTTGGACTACATTGTCGCGTGTACGAACTTTATGAAGGGCTAGGCAATGATTGTGTGCTTTGCATGAAACTGAATGACTCTTCTATGGGAGAAACCAAATTAGTAAACTTTTTATGTCAAGTTTGAGGCTAGTGAGGAAGGGATTGAAGTAAAAGCAACTATTTTATGTCCAAGAAGGCCCCAAATGTTAACACTGAAAGAGATAATATCGCGTGACAAATGACCAGCACGCCGTATCTGTAGGAGGTAAACAGGGTGAAAAGAAATCAAGTGGGGAAACGCAACACTTCATGTTAGGCATATATTGCCACCTCAACCCCAGATCTAAGAGCATATGAGAACATCTTCGCCATTGTCGCAATCTTCCGTGTGTAAGGCGGAAGCCCCCCAAAATGGTTTTCCAAAAATGGGTGATCAAAAGATCGAATCGTTATGCGTATCTTGTGGTCATTACTTTATCATTTATTTTCGTTCTCCGGCATTGTCGCAATCTTCCGTGTGTAAGACGGGAACCCCCCAAAATGGTTTTCCAAAAATGGGTGATCAAAAGATTAAATCATTATGCGTATCTTGGTGGTCATTACTTTATCATTTCTTTTCGGCTGACTTCTCGCTCTTCCTGTTctattcattatatatatatacttgtttGGCTTGGCCAAACTCATTGCAGAACTAAACTAAATCTCACATCaattttgagaagaaaaaaaaattaaaatggaatgCTTGCAAATGATTTCTTTGGCACTATGGAGCATGATTTTTATAAATGCATCAGCATATGATTCATCAAAGGAGCCATTAATTTTGGCGATGTTTGTTTTTGGAGATTCATTAGTAGATAACGGTAACAACAACAAGCTACACTCTGGAGCAAAAGCTAATTATATGCCTTATGGCATTGATTTTCCAGGAAAGCTAATTATATGCCTTATGGCATTGATTTTCCAGGAAATCAGAATTTGAGTCAGTACTTGGCAAACTCATTGGCAACAGTGATTATGGGAAATAATGATTACTTAAACAACTATCTCATGCCTGAATTTTATGGTACTAGCTTTGTGTACAACCCAAAAAACTTCGCTGACATCCTCATTGAGAATTACAAAAAACACATATTGGTAATTTTCTTAGTAACTTACaaaaaacacatatttaatGAGTGAATCACCATTTTGATTCTTAAAACTTTAGAGGGAAGACAATGTTTTTTCCCCCCAAAAATTAGCgaatttttaaaaacatatgtaaaattgaaaatcttCAATCACATTAGTACTTTTGAATGAGTCAATTTAGTCATTGAAATTGCTTCGAAGACTGATGTGGTCGagtgttttcaattttaaatactactccctccgtcccaatttgattgaaattgttgactgtttcacgcatgccgatgcataactttgacgattaatatttttaattgtataatagtaaaaattataaaaaattgatattttgaaaatactcatcgagacgaatcaaacaacatcttcgatgagtattttcaaaatataaaagttttataatttttactattacacatttaaaaatattattcgtcaaagttatgcatcgacaTGCGTGAAATAGTCAACCATGTCAATCAAATTGTGACGGAAGAAGTATTTTAGAATTTCGTCAAGGTGATCCCTAAAACTTCAAGATTATATTAGtgtgattcatttgaaattgAATAGATTCTAGTAGTCCACTATTAACATGTAAgtgtaaaaataagaaatatgtaAAGTACTACTATTATATGTGTTACAGGACCTTCAGAGTTTGGGACTGAGAAAATTCTTTCTAGCAGCAATTGGGCCACTTGGTTGCATACCGTATCAAATATCCAAGGGCATGATCCCTCCAGGACAATGCGATACTTATATCAACGACATAGTTGTCCTGTTCAGCAATTTGTTGAGATTTTTGGTGGAACAATTGAACACAGAATACAcaaattgtatttttgtatatggCGATACTTTTAAAGTTTTCAATGAGTTGATTGCAGATTCAAATAGATATGGTAAGAACTTAGAAGTTAATgttcttaattaattattattattattattattattattattattattattattattattattattattattgttttaagATTATGATATATATGATCTGTCATGACGTGTGTGATATGATATAAAgattttatttctatttcaGGATTCAATGTAAGTGATACGGCATGTTGTGGTATTGGAAGAAATAAAGCACAGATAAATTGTTTGCCAATGGCTAATCCATGCTCAAATAGAGACCAATATGTGTTTTGGGATCCCTTCCATCCAACTCAAGCCGTGGATAAAATTATGGCCAGTCAGGTTTTTAGTGGACCACCATCTGTTTGTTACCCAATTAATGTACTTCAGATGGCACAAAAGCATTTATCaaatggtcaaaacaatatctCAATCGCATTCTAGTATGCCTAAGTAAAagtttttgtaatattttattatgGAATGATTCCTAAATGAATTTCAATGTAAAGTATATGCAAAAATTTGTCTTGAacgttaattaaattaaaaggttAATTATCCTTAAAAAAAGGTTAATTAGGGTGATATTTTATACGTCACATGCCGAAAAGTAAAAGGATAGGAAATATTGAAAAGTAAAATGATaggaaatatatttatttattttgacaaatgtaAGGTGGGAAATAGAGCAGTTATATTTAGGGGTGCTTGCGGTTTGGTTTGAATCGATTTTGaagcaaaaactcatccgattcaaaaataaatttgttcGCGATTTGGTTCGATTTTGAATGATAAATAAacaaaatccgatccaatccaaTTTTATGCTGTTTAATTtagatcggtttttggatatccaaattataaattgtaaatttttttataaatattaatattataaaaaatgctaaaaaataatAGCTTGACTTATTTGACGAATAAACATCAAGTTTGAtctaaaatataacatataatatattaaaaattaatattttggaatgtcaattatcaattatatttgaaacatatcataaagtaaaaaatagattaaattaaaaaaacgaaTAGTATtagcaaaatttaaaataaagaaaaaaaaataggttaatgcaatatatattcatactattaaaaagataaataggtattaaaatatatgtatgcagtttggttcggttttgaaaaatcaatctgAAATTCGATCCAATCCAGCGATTTTAACAAAAGGACAttcaaacacatccaaaaatattcaattttttgcgGCTTTCGATTTTTTTTAGATCGGTTTGCGGTTTTGAGCACCCCTTATATCTTATTAAGTATTGTTATAATCAATACTTCAAAGAAAATAATTAGCATAGGGATTACATTTCTCCCTGTCTCATTAAGTATCCCATAACTGGATGAAGTAAAGTTTACTATCCTATAAATGTCAATATTTTGTTTGTGATATCGGTAGTAAAGGAATTCCCACTATTTCCCTTGCAAAACTGCAATGTCAATgcaaataatgtttttttattatcttgTTTTTGGTAATCGGTTATCGAGAAAATTTATGATAGTTTTGTCGTTAGAAAATCTGCTAGTTGGGCCTGGATGATCACCCAGAAAATCAATGTTGTAAGGTATATAGTTGACTTTTGCTAAAGAGTGAAGTTTGTTGTTATTCACGTTGCCCACTAATAAATCTCCAAACACAAAGATTGCAGAAAATAATAGCTTTCTCAGTGAATCATATGCAGAGACATTTATCAAAAGAATGCTCCATAGTGCCAAAGAAACCACTAACAAGCattccattttaattttattttctcaaaattgaTGTTAGTTTTGTTATGATTAAGGGATCTTTCTCATTGATTACTAATGATCACCACATACTTTATATAGGCAATGTGCCATATACAAGCAATGGGCTTAAAGTACAAACACTTGATATTGGGCTTGCATAATTCTAGGCCCAATATACAATATCCAACATATTCTCCCCTAATTGTATAACCCTACaattacaaaaacaaacagCAAACTATACAAAAACTAGAAGAAATTGCTAGGCCAAGCTAAGGCAAACACTCTAGCAAGCCAAACAAGAAAAACTGCGCGCGCGCCTAGGCCAACAGGCAGGCCTGCAAGCTGGTTAGGCCAGTCAAGCACACAGCCAACTGCTGTAGGCAACACAGTCAACCTGACCAATCCATAAGCACACTTCACACTATCATTTCACTGCATTCTTCATCCCTAAACCAGCCTTCAATTTGTAGAATGCATCAATCTTCAATGGTTTTGTCATTATATCTGCAAGCTGCTCCTGAGATGGACAGTGCTTGAGCTCAGTTGTGCCATCCTTTGCAAGATTCCTCAAGAAGTGAAATCTAACATCAATATGTTTGCATCTACCATGCATAATTGGATTCTTGGACAACTTAATGGATGAACTATTATCACAGTAGACAACAGTTACCTCTCTTTGTTCAACCTTTAAATGACTCATGACATTTCTTAACCATAATCCTTGGCAAGCACATAGTGAAGCTGCAACATACTCAGCCTCAGTGGTGGACAAAGTTACAATGGGCTGCTTCTTTGAAGACCAAGAGACTGCACCAGTTCCAATCATGAACACATATCCAGAAGTACTCTTCCTATCATCTAAATCTCCAGCATAATCAGAGTCAGACCATCCAACCAATTTGGCTTCATCTGAGTTATGACTGTACATTATTCCATCAGCAAGAGTACCCTTCAAATACCTCATTATTCTTTTAACAGCTGTGACATGAAGCTCAGTAGGTCTATCCATAAATCTAGCAACCAAGCACACAGAAAAAGCTAAGTCAGGCCTGGTAGCTAGCAGATACATCAAGCTACCCACCATCTGCTTGTATTCTCTAGCATCTGCAGcactttcattttcatttttgacAAGCTTGGATCCAGGCACTATAGGACTGCAAACCTCATTACAATGTTCCATGCCAAATCTTTTCAATATCTCAACTGCATATTTGTGCTGATTTATGAATATTCCTTCCTTAGATTGAATAACTTCCACTCCAAGAAAGTACTTCATCTTTCCTAAGTCAGTCATTGCAAACCTCTTTTTCATAGATTCTTTGAATGCTTGTATCATGTGCAAGTCATTTCCAGTGCAtatcaaatcatcaacatataagcTAACAATCAGAATCTTACCATTTCTATCATACTTCACAAATAAAGTATGTTCATGAGGACATTTTTCAAACTTCTCATCATTGAAGTACCCTTCAATTTTGCTGTACCATGctcttggagcctgtttcaaaCCATAGAGGGCCTTCTTCAATTTATACACACTATTCTTATTTCCCTTCTGATATCCAAGAGGTTGCTCAACATAGATGTCTTCAGCTAAATCACCATGTAAAaaagcactttttacatccaattGAAACACATTCCAGCTCTCTTTTGCAGCAAGAGCAAGAATTGTTCTTATAGTATCCCATCTAGCTATAGGAGCAAAAACCTCATTGTAATCTATTCCATATTTCTGAGTATATCCCTTAGCAATATCTTTAGCAAGAATTGTTTCTAAAATGCCACGATCAATAGATTGAAACAGGTAATTCTTTACCTTCATATCAGTAATCTTGCTTGCAGCTGCAGCTTTGAGTTGATCTTCTGTTGCATTTGCAGGCGCAATTGTAACT from Trifolium pratense cultivar HEN17-A07 linkage group LG1, ARS_RC_1.1, whole genome shotgun sequence includes these protein-coding regions:
- the LOC123902625 gene encoding chlorophyllase-2 translates to MGSSVTNIFETGNYTTQLLRVDSCSRTQYVPPPKSLLIATPIKGGKFPILLFLHGYLLYNSFYSQLIQHVASHGFIVIAPQLYTVAGPDITDEIYSVTAITNWLSKGLGKILSPNIIPNFDKLALGGHSRGGKTSFAIALRKLNITTDLKFSAIIGVDPVDGTDTGSQTSPPILTYVPHSFDFDMATLVIGSGLGDVKKNPLFPPCAPKGVNHENFFNECNKPSWHFVAKDYGHVDMLDDDTKGVRGKLSYCLCKNGESRKPMRIFVGGVMVAFLKAYLDGDNVDLLAIRDKNVSVPLEMKFDYVV
- the LOC123902626 gene encoding GDSL esterase/lipase At1g71250-like, with the protein product MPYGIDFPGNQNLSQYLANSLATVIMGNNDYLNNYLMPEFYGTSFVYNPKNFADILIENYKKHILDLQSLGLRKFFLAAIGPLGCIPYQISKGMIPPGQCDTYINDIVVLFSNLLRFLVEQLNTEYTNCIFVYGDTFKVFNELIADSNRYGFNVSDTACCGIGRNKAQINCLPMANPCSNRDQYVFWDPFHPTQAVDKIMASQVFSGPPSVCYPINVLQMAQKHLSNGQNNISIAF